One window of Verrucomicrobiota bacterium genomic DNA carries:
- a CDS encoding cob(I)yrinic acid a,c-diamide adenosyltransferase — protein sequence MKGNISTGAGDKGTTGIFDGTRVPKNNIRIHCLGDLDEANSFLGLLRSKLSDTHDWEEPLRRIQTELMNLMSHVATPSTAKTPSLPLPEEAARRMDEWMAAIEQSLGSVTEHFLLPGGTEISALCHVARTVVRRAERNLVELNQVDPLDPSILQFVNRLSDLMFKLCRQETHRSGVKEERWHLFRSELKSGGE from the coding sequence ATGAAAGGAAACATTTCTACAGGAGCTGGAGACAAAGGAACCACCGGCATATTTGATGGAACTCGCGTACCCAAGAATAATATACGCATCCATTGCCTGGGCGATCTTGACGAAGCTAACAGCTTTCTAGGATTACTCCGCAGCAAACTATCAGACACCCATGATTGGGAAGAACCGCTGCGCCGCATACAGACAGAGCTAATGAATCTCATGAGTCATGTGGCCACACCATCCACCGCAAAGACACCCTCCTTACCGTTACCGGAGGAAGCCGCTCGACGAATGGATGAATGGATGGCGGCCATTGAACAATCCCTAGGAAGCGTAACCGAGCATTTCCTCCTGCCAGGTGGAACAGAGATTTCGGCCCTATGTCATGTAGCTAGAACCGTGGTAAGACGCGCTGAAAGAAATCTGGTAGAACTAAACCAAGTCGATCCGCTCGACCCTAGTATTCTTCAGTTTGTAAATCGACTCTCAGACCTCATGTTTAAGTTGTGCCGTCAAGAGACACATCGCTCAGGAGTAAAAGAGGAGCGATGGCATTTATTTCGATCAGAACTTAAATCTGGTGGTGAGTGA
- a CDS encoding ABC transporter ATP-binding protein has product MNSKEVTLEAKGLTIGYAAKRQNRLIADKLYLKLKPGRFVCLLGPNGTGKSTLIRTLGGLQPSLAGKVLLNNTPIEDLEPRDRAKMVSLVLTDMLPVGIFSVFSFVALGRHPHTRWNGSLTEIDHEKIDWSIKAAKADSLTERHVGELSDGERQKVLMARALAQGSPIMLLDEPTAFLDIVRRIELIHTLRNLAHQESMSILLSSHDLELALQCADELWLLSEDGSISTGSPEHLALTGKLNELFGSEALDWDSSQGSFQARQKPCLHARLSGEGPEYLWTQRALKRLGYGLSETEPAYLEIKISTHPSTNKWTVTFGKDEVLFESLESFTNWLERKSKTEPI; this is encoded by the coding sequence ATGAATTCAAAAGAGGTAACTTTAGAAGCAAAAGGTCTCACAATCGGCTATGCAGCTAAACGACAAAACCGACTGATTGCTGACAAGCTCTATCTTAAATTGAAACCCGGACGGTTCGTATGCCTACTTGGACCCAACGGAACCGGCAAATCCACCTTGATCCGCACCCTGGGAGGACTTCAACCAAGCCTGGCAGGTAAGGTGCTTTTAAACAACACTCCTATCGAAGATTTAGAACCCCGAGATCGGGCAAAAATGGTGAGCCTGGTGTTAACTGACATGCTTCCGGTCGGAATCTTTTCCGTCTTTTCATTCGTGGCATTGGGTCGCCACCCTCACACTCGCTGGAATGGCTCTTTGACTGAAATCGACCATGAAAAAATTGATTGGTCCATCAAGGCGGCCAAAGCAGACTCACTAACAGAAAGGCACGTTGGAGAACTAAGTGATGGTGAGCGGCAAAAAGTCCTAATGGCCCGTGCATTAGCACAAGGGTCACCCATTATGCTACTTGATGAGCCGACGGCCTTTCTCGACATCGTAAGGCGGATCGAATTAATACATACCCTTCGTAACCTGGCGCATCAGGAATCCATGTCCATTTTGCTTTCCAGTCACGACCTCGAACTCGCATTACAATGTGCAGATGAGTTGTGGCTGCTTTCAGAGGATGGGAGCATTTCCACGGGATCACCTGAACACCTGGCATTAACAGGAAAACTAAATGAGCTTTTCGGAAGTGAAGCGCTCGATTGGGACTCAAGCCAAGGCTCCTTCCAAGCCCGTCAAAAGCCATGTTTGCATGCGCGCTTGAGCGGCGAAGGTCCGGAATATCTATGGACTCAACGCGCGCTCAAACGCTTGGGATACGGATTAAGCGAAACCGAACCCGCTTATTTGGAAATCAAAATTTCAACACACCCGTCCACAAACAAGTGGACGGTCACTTTCGGAAAAGATGAAGTTTTGTTCGAGTCCCTGGAGAGCTTTACAAATTGGCTCGAACGCAAAAGTAAAACAGAACCCATTTAG
- a CDS encoding DUF1080 domain-containing protein produces MIRIQLFIVIILCASFTASKSYGTSESGFESIFDGRTLSGWTAAPETSANDWSVEKGVILGNSTQKQQVFLVYDDHDLRDFELKFSYRLNGKGNTGVDIRIRQDHTGKRLFEAYHADIGHPGIGSHILGAWDFHFATRKEYPCRRGTKLVIFPNGETKHTTIPNALTKEDVKMDQWNHVHVIAIGNSFSFYINSKLSSEFTDNFSNYFAEGSIGLQIHDPGVKVEFKDILLKRI; encoded by the coding sequence ATGATTCGTATCCAACTTTTTATTGTGATTATTCTATGTGCTTCTTTCACCGCATCTAAGTCGTATGGCACTAGTGAAAGTGGATTCGAGTCAATTTTCGACGGAAGAACACTTTCGGGCTGGACTGCGGCACCAGAAACGAGTGCCAATGATTGGTCAGTTGAAAAGGGAGTTATTTTGGGCAATAGCACGCAAAAGCAGCAGGTGTTCCTAGTTTATGATGACCACGATCTACGTGACTTCGAGCTCAAATTCAGTTATCGTTTAAACGGAAAGGGAAACACTGGCGTCGATATCCGAATTCGCCAGGACCATACAGGAAAACGACTCTTCGAGGCTTACCACGCAGACATTGGTCATCCAGGCATTGGATCTCACATCCTGGGAGCCTGGGATTTCCATTTTGCAACCCGCAAAGAGTACCCCTGCAGACGCGGGACAAAGCTCGTTATCTTTCCTAACGGCGAAACAAAACACACCACAATTCCAAATGCTTTAACCAAAGAGGACGTCAAGATGGATCAATGGAATCACGTTCACGTAATCGCAATTGGGAATTCGTTTAGTTTTTATATTAACAGCAAACTCTCCTCTGAGTTCACAGATAACTTCAGTAATTATTTTGCGGAAGGTTCCATCGGACTACAAATCCATGATCCGGGCGTGAAAGTAGAATTTAAGGACATCCTTCTAAAACGGATATAG
- a CDS encoding M3 family metallopeptidase encodes MEQPFLEENFRIHWSRLTPDQVEADISHALQIAQANIDSLAGELPEHLTFENTLLALEEADSQLSVAWGKVGHLNSVKDSKELRDAYNAMLPKVSEFSAKVPLNEGLWKRIKAYSESEEAQSLTGIRKRFLDETVASFKSSGADLQPEKKQRMEDIQAELAMLTQKYSENCLDAINAWEWIVEDEADLSGLPELAVAQALQSAKSKKLGSEDLLKWRFTLQAPSLMPVLKYADKEELRKTCWLAYNEVGTREPHDNHDLVGQVLSLRQEKAELLGFANFADLVLERRMAHDGSRALAFEDEMHAKIKSRFDEENAELDAFRCEQLGIEREYMEPWDVAYWVEKYRQSKYDFDEEELRPYFPVDCVLDGMFEITQKLFGVTIREAEAIYSESPSDTDSKNGYEVWNDDVKVFELFSENEEHIGSFYTDWFPRESKRSGAWMNYSITGDRSNGKKEPHLGMIHGNMSPPTDGKPALLSHRDVETVFHEFGHLIHHLFGDVEIKSLNGVNVAWDFVELPSQIMENWCWDRKGLDLFARHYETGETIPEELFQKMLAAKNFNAASFAMRQLSFGKMDLELHLRYSELQDKELESELEKILEPYSAKRKRKVPVYLYNFGHLFSDPTGYAAGYYSYKWAEVLDADAFTRFEKEGLLNSETGKDFKDKILSKGNSEDPYKLFTHFMGREPDPDALLRREGLLLG; translated from the coding sequence ATGGAACAACCGTTTTTAGAAGAAAACTTTCGCATTCACTGGAGTCGATTGACACCGGATCAAGTTGAGGCGGATATTTCTCATGCTCTTCAAATTGCTCAGGCGAACATCGATTCGCTCGCAGGTGAACTACCTGAACACCTAACTTTTGAGAACACATTGCTTGCGCTCGAAGAGGCCGATTCCCAACTGAGTGTTGCCTGGGGGAAAGTGGGGCACCTTAATAGCGTGAAAGATTCGAAAGAGCTTCGGGACGCATACAATGCCATGCTGCCCAAAGTATCTGAGTTCAGTGCGAAGGTTCCTTTGAATGAGGGGCTTTGGAAACGCATAAAGGCTTACTCTGAATCAGAGGAAGCACAATCGCTTACCGGAATTCGCAAACGGTTTCTCGATGAAACGGTGGCCTCCTTCAAAAGCAGTGGTGCGGATCTACAACCGGAGAAGAAGCAACGCATGGAAGATATACAAGCTGAGTTGGCAATGTTGACCCAAAAATATTCTGAAAATTGTCTCGATGCGATCAACGCCTGGGAATGGATCGTGGAGGATGAAGCCGATTTATCAGGCCTACCGGAATTGGCTGTGGCGCAGGCCCTGCAATCTGCAAAGTCGAAGAAACTTGGTTCGGAAGATCTACTCAAATGGAGATTTACGCTTCAGGCCCCATCGCTCATGCCTGTTCTCAAGTATGCGGATAAGGAAGAACTTAGAAAAACCTGTTGGCTTGCCTACAATGAAGTTGGGACTAGGGAACCTCATGACAACCATGACTTAGTCGGGCAGGTACTCTCACTCCGCCAGGAGAAGGCCGAACTGCTCGGGTTTGCGAATTTCGCGGATCTTGTTCTCGAACGTCGCATGGCGCATGACGGTAGTCGGGCTCTTGCATTCGAAGATGAGATGCATGCGAAAATAAAATCCAGATTCGATGAGGAGAACGCAGAGTTGGATGCTTTCCGTTGTGAGCAACTGGGTATTGAACGCGAGTATATGGAGCCTTGGGACGTGGCTTACTGGGTGGAGAAGTACCGACAATCTAAGTACGACTTTGATGAAGAAGAGCTTCGACCTTATTTTCCGGTTGATTGCGTGTTGGATGGGATGTTTGAGATCACTCAAAAATTGTTTGGGGTTACCATACGCGAAGCCGAGGCGATTTACTCGGAGTCACCCTCCGATACAGATTCAAAAAACGGGTACGAAGTCTGGAATGATGATGTGAAAGTTTTCGAACTGTTTAGTGAAAACGAAGAACACATAGGTAGTTTCTATACGGACTGGTTTCCGCGTGAATCGAAACGCAGTGGCGCCTGGATGAACTATTCGATTACCGGTGACCGCTCAAATGGGAAAAAAGAGCCACACCTGGGAATGATTCACGGCAACATGAGTCCACCGACCGATGGGAAACCGGCTCTTCTTTCCCACCGCGATGTTGAGACGGTCTTTCATGAATTCGGTCACCTGATCCATCACCTTTTTGGCGATGTGGAAATCAAGTCGCTCAATGGCGTCAATGTTGCCTGGGACTTTGTGGAGCTGCCATCACAGATTATGGAGAACTGGTGCTGGGACAGAAAGGGGCTTGATCTGTTTGCCCGGCATTATGAAACCGGTGAGACCATTCCCGAAGAGCTCTTCCAAAAAATGTTGGCTGCAAAAAATTTCAATGCCGCCTCATTCGCCATGCGGCAATTGTCATTCGGGAAAATGGACCTGGAGCTACACTTGCGATACTCTGAGCTTCAAGACAAGGAACTCGAAAGCGAATTGGAGAAGATCCTTGAACCTTACTCGGCAAAGCGAAAACGGAAAGTACCTGTTTACCTCTACAACTTCGGCCACCTTTTCTCTGACCCAACCGGATACGCTGCTGGTTATTATTCCTACAAGTGGGCGGAAGTCCTCGATGCCGATGCGTTTACCCGGTTTGAAAAGGAAGGTCTTCTGAATTCCGAGACGGGTAAAGATTTCAAAGACAAAATACTCTCCAAAGGAAACTCGGAAGATCCCTATAAGCTCTTCACTCATTTTATGGGCCGAGAGCCTGATCCAGATGCCTTGCTCAGGAGAGAAGGGTTGTTATTAGGTTAA
- a CDS encoding zinc metallopeptidase, with amino-acid sequence MIHTTQFAFMILPGGSGIILFIAAFAFAMWAQAKVKSAYHKYSKVPSRGGITGYEAAEAVMRKAGITNVEIVQVPGVLTDHYDPVNRRLALSDHNYRGSSLAAIGVAAHEAGHAIQHKVGYSMMNIRQTMAPVVNIAAGFLPIVIFGGLVLRLLPWGLAIDLGIIIYALLTLFHLVTLPVEFDATKRAKLELDSLGIISADEAPGVAKTLDAAGWTYVAAFASSLMNLVYLILIRGRN; translated from the coding sequence ATGATTCATACTACTCAATTTGCATTTATGATTTTGCCGGGAGGGTCCGGGATCATTCTTTTCATAGCCGCATTTGCATTCGCGATGTGGGCGCAGGCAAAAGTTAAATCTGCCTACCATAAATATTCCAAGGTTCCATCTCGTGGAGGCATCACCGGTTATGAAGCAGCAGAGGCTGTCATGCGCAAAGCCGGGATAACCAATGTCGAGATCGTCCAGGTTCCCGGTGTACTTACGGATCATTACGATCCCGTAAATCGGAGGCTGGCGTTGAGTGATCACAATTACAGAGGCTCGAGCCTTGCGGCGATCGGAGTGGCTGCCCATGAAGCAGGTCACGCAATCCAACACAAGGTGGGATACTCAATGATGAACATTCGTCAAACGATGGCACCAGTGGTAAACATCGCTGCGGGGTTTTTGCCCATCGTCATTTTTGGTGGATTGGTCCTCCGGCTACTTCCTTGGGGGTTGGCCATTGATTTGGGCATTATTATATACGCACTCCTCACTCTGTTTCATTTGGTAACTTTGCCGGTTGAGTTTGACGCAACCAAGCGAGCCAAACTCGAACTCGATAGTTTGGGGATTATTTCTGCCGACGAGGCTCCAGGAGTTGCCAAGACTTTAGACGCAGCTGGTTGGACCTACGTGGCGGCGTTTGCGAGTTCGCTAATGAACTTGGTTTATTTGATTCTGATACGTGGCCGGAACTAA
- a CDS encoding cobalamin-binding protein, with translation MSDPRIISLIASSTETICALGFEDQLVGRSHECDYPQSIQHLPACSEAKFDLDGTSSEIDQRVQDTLQNAISVYRVFADELERLRPTHIITQDQCEVCAVSFKDVEAAAKELISSSPIIVSLAPNSLEDIYGGIIEIAESLEAKNRGEALVSKMRERLKKLAQLTSPIILKPKVVCVEWIDPFMAAGNWVPDLVHMAGGQDLLGLPNEHTPKIDVSKLVEADPDKIVVMPCGWDIEKNRSEMDEALQTATWQSLRAVQSGELYITDGNHYFNRPGPRVVESAEILAEIFHPEIADFRHAGSGWVKY, from the coding sequence GTGAGTGACCCAAGAATTATTTCCTTAATCGCAAGTAGCACTGAAACTATATGTGCACTGGGTTTCGAGGATCAATTAGTCGGGCGTTCGCATGAATGCGACTACCCTCAATCTATTCAGCATCTACCAGCATGTTCAGAGGCAAAATTCGATTTAGACGGAACTAGCTCGGAAATAGATCAGCGCGTCCAGGATACTCTGCAAAATGCGATTTCCGTATACAGGGTATTTGCGGATGAGCTGGAACGCTTGCGTCCCACTCATATCATTACCCAGGATCAATGTGAAGTGTGTGCAGTCAGTTTTAAAGATGTGGAAGCCGCAGCGAAAGAACTCATAAGTTCTTCCCCAATAATAGTATCATTAGCACCCAATAGTCTTGAGGATATCTATGGCGGCATCATCGAGATCGCGGAATCTTTAGAAGCAAAAAACAGAGGCGAAGCGCTGGTTTCAAAAATGCGAGAACGGTTGAAAAAACTGGCACAACTAACATCCCCAATCATTCTGAAACCCAAGGTAGTTTGCGTTGAATGGATCGACCCATTCATGGCAGCTGGCAATTGGGTACCGGATCTGGTTCACATGGCAGGAGGACAAGATCTTCTCGGCCTTCCTAATGAACATACTCCTAAAATAGATGTGTCAAAATTGGTAGAAGCAGATCCGGACAAAATCGTCGTAATGCCCTGCGGTTGGGATATTGAGAAGAATCGATCCGAAATGGATGAGGCGCTACAGACTGCAACTTGGCAATCACTGAGAGCTGTTCAAAGCGGTGAATTGTACATCACCGATGGGAATCATTACTTCAACAGACCAGGCCCCAGAGTTGTTGAGTCCGCTGAGATACTTGCCGAAATTTTTCATCCGGAAATCGCAGATTTCCGACATGCTGGCTCTGGGTGGGTAAAGTATTAA